TTCAAATAAACTGTCTAGCGATTTGATTATCCAATCATTAACCAAGAGGTGCACAAATGTGTAGGGCCTTACTTCTAAATATGTTTTTACTTTCTATAATTGTGTATTCTGGCTGTCTGAGTGAGAATCCGGTTACCTCTGTTGAATCCGATCAAACTCCTAAACTTTCGGCAATAATAGCTGATCCCATTTCAATAATGCCTGGTGATTCATCGATAATCACCATACAGATGCTCAATGTTAGTCCGGATACATTGGATGTTACCTTTGCGGCCACTGGCGGTTCGATCCGAGACGTTGGTGCGGCGGCCATTTTTACAGCAGGAGCTACGGAAGGTGTGGCTTGGGTAACGGTAACAGTAGATCTTGGTGGCGGGAACACGACCAGTGGTTCTGCGAGTATTGGTATTGCTCAAGTTCAACCAACTATTAGTGTTGCCGTGCAAGTTTTGGATGCGCTGAATGATGATTCACAATGTTTGGTCTTTACTGCGTTGGCGGCTGATACTTTGGAGATAATTGGCGGTGAAGTTCAAAATCCGGATGGTCAGGTATTTTCTATACCTGACATTGGTACTGTTTTGACACCAGTCACATTCTTTCCAGGTGATACTTTTCCGCTTCAATCACAAGGAAGTTGTTACACGAAATCAAGCGGAGACTATATATTTACCTTTGACGTTGTCGGCTTAGATGAACCCATCACGGCAACTCATTCGCAACCGTAGCTTCCCGCGACAGAAACCATTGGATGCAGTAGGTTTATGTTTCTCGAAAACTTGCAAGATTGACGAACCGGCCTAAGTATAGTATATGTGGAATCGATATCTAAAACACTGGGTGACTATTTGTTCGGATTTTGACTCTTTGAGAAATCCAGAATCTGTTCGCGGAATCTTTTATTATCCACCCGCCTGGTATTATAGATTTTATGAAACTCTTCATCCAGTGGATAAGCATCATTTGGTCCGTACGGATACCTCGACATGCCGTGATAGGGGAGAGGCTCAACCGTTTTACCATGAGCTGTATTGAGGTCGCCGTCTTTGATCCAGCCGTCACCAAAGATTAGGAAATCTCGACTCCAGCCGAATTTTAATTCGGGGGCTTGCTTTGCATCAAATTCAACCGTGATCTCATCTCCGGCGTTCATAATGACATACTTGTCATCGGATTGCAATAGCAGGGGCAGTACATCGCCGTATCTTGTGTAGTTGCCTACTAAATCCCGCCATTTAGGTTCGGTGGAAACATCGCTGTAATCAAACCAGTGCGGGCCGTAGCGTCCGCCCTTGCGGTATAATCTTGAAAAGCCGCGATAGTGAATATCCGCTGAAACCGGTTTTAAAGTTGTTTGCTGAATAGGTACTTTGGGTTCATTAACAGTGAAAAAGATCTGATCCCAATAAATTTCCATGTTCGTCCGAATGCGCAGGCGGGTGTCATCGCTTAAGAATTTACCTGACAAATCCACGATGACCGTTTTGTTTTTTCCCATAGGAAAACTCAAATTTGGGACAACAGTTTGCCATTTTCCTTTTTCATCGATCACCTGCAAATGTGGAAATACCAGTTTCAATTTATTTGATTGCGAAAGGGCAACGTTAATGCTTGCATCCGCAGGGAAAATCCATCCTTGTAAGAACAAAACCACAGCGTCCTTTTTTGATAAGTCCCCTAAGTTTAAAATAAGATCATGTAGCTCCGTGATTCCCTGGTATTTGGAGGGAATTAGGTTTGAGATGAAAACGTCGTCTTTGTGCTGAATTGCAGGTAAAAGGTTGTTTCCCCGATCGTCAATTGCAGAGACTGGGGTTTGCTTTTTTGTTACCGTGAATATCTGCAAAGGTGGGACCGGCGGCGGCACAAATCGTTCGTCAATGAAAACCTCCACCGAACTTGGGTGATCGATCGTAATCAGTCTGGTTTTGTCAAAATAAGCGGTTTCCCAGAGTTCCTCTGT
Above is a window of candidate division KSB1 bacterium DNA encoding:
- a CDS encoding CRTAC1 family protein, with the translated sequence GDYNNDGFLDIFVTALENGIYQLYRNKGDGTFEEDRRSKEMLKSLQSVRGLDTRFFDFDNDGFLDILVVGEPINKSNHGILLFHNDGTGEFEDTSSLLPADLVSGQKVVIADYNEDGDMDLFIQEPDGSIRLLRNDGGNVNKYLKVQLVGLRTGSGKNNHFGIGSKLEVRAGDLYQIRVVDEPVTHLGLGQRLKADVVRILWPNGTPQNLFYPGSDQDLIEEQTLKGSCAFVYTWTGEKYEFVTDIIWRSALGMPLGIMGGETAYAFPNSSRDYFKIPGEMLKPKDGAYSVQITEELWETAYFDKTRLITIDHPSSVEVFIDERFVPPPVPPLQIFTVTKKQTPVSAIDDRGNNLLPAIQHKDDVFISNLIPSKYQGITELHDLILNLGDLSKKDAVVLFLQGWIFPADASINVALSQSNKLKLVFPHLQVIDEKGKWQTVVPNLSFPMGKNKTVIVDLSGKFLSDDTRLRIRTNMEIYWDQIFFTVNEPKVPIQQTTLKPVSADIHYRGFSRLYRKGGRYGPHWFDYSDVSTEPKWRDLVGNYTRYGDVLPLLLQSDDKYVIMNAGDEITVEFDAKQAPELKFGWSRDFLIFGDGWIKDGDLNTAHGKTVEPLPYHGMSRYPYGPNDAYPLDEEFHKIYNTRRVDNKRFREQILDFSKSQNPNK